From a region of the Rhipicephalus microplus isolate Deutch F79 chromosome X, USDA_Rmic, whole genome shotgun sequence genome:
- the LOC142777170 gene encoding uncharacterized protein LOC142777170 has protein sequence MHRYHPPLVRRTSDESFSFTLGQHPDSSIENNTSDVGLQEIAAGDGNKSEPTATQTALKGRFARQPRLTVATSGARGTLKSRAKNLLCKDPSLAPDGPEERNPTALGQTAASTSGARKATKFLRRHTLGGCFYLPPAVDGLKTSKDSNNDEDTVP, from the exons ATGCACCGTTACCATCCGCCCCTTGTTCGGCGTACGTCGGACGAGAGCTTCAGCTTCACTCTAGGACAACACCCCGACTCAAGCATCGAGAATAACACCAGTGAT GTAGGTCTGCAGGAGATTGCAGCAGGGGATGGGAACAAATCTGAGCCGACTGCCACTCAAACCGCACTAAAAGGACGTTTCGCCAGGCAGCCGCGATTGACCGTTGCGACCAGCGGAGCTCGCGGTACCTTGAAGAGCCGTGCCAAAAACCTGCTGTGCAAAGATCCATCTCTGGCACCTGATGGTCCCGAGGAAAGGAATCCAACTGCCCTCGGCCAAACAGCGGCATCTACTAGCGGTGCCCGCAAGGCGACAAAATtcttacgtagacacaccttggGAGGCTGCTTTTACTTGCCCCCGGCAGTCGACGGGCTCAAGACCTCAAAAGACTCCAACAACGACGAGGACACCGTTCCATga
- the LOC142777171 gene encoding uncharacterized protein LOC142777171, whose protein sequence is MHRYHPPLVQRTLDESLSFNLGQHPDSSIEKNTSGVGLQEIATGDGNKSEPTATQTAPEGCFARQPRLAVATSGAHATLKSRAENLLCKDPSPAPDGPEERNPTALGQTAASTSGARKATRFLRRHTLGGCFYLPPAVDGLKASKDSNSDEDIVP, encoded by the exons ATGCACCGTTACCACCCGCCCCTTGTTCAGCGTACGTTGGACGAGAGCTTGAGCTTCAATCTAGGACAACACCCCGACTCTAGCATCGAGAAGAACACCAGTGGT GTAGGTCTGCAGGAGATTGCAACAGGGGATGGGAACAAATCTGAGCCGACTGCCACTCAAACCGCACCAGAAGGATGTTTCGCCAGGCAGCCGCGATTGGCCGTTGCGACCAGCGGAGCTCACGCTACCTTGAAGAGCCGTGCCGAGAACCTGCTGTGCAAAGATCCATCTCCGGCACCTGATGGTCCCGAGGAAAGGAATCCAACTGCCCTCGGCCAAACAGCGGCATCTACTAGCGGTGCCCGCAAGGCGACAAGATTCCTACGTAGACACACCTTGGGAGGCTGCTTTTACTTGCCCCCGGCAGTCGACGGGCTCAAGGCCTCAAAAGACTCCAACAGTGACGAGGACATTGTTCcgtga